Below is a window of Flavobacteriales bacterium DNA.
TATTCGCCTTCTTCAAAGATTTCAACCGTTACTGAATCTCCTAAATTAAATTCACCTTCAAAATCTCTAAACTCAACCAATTTTTTCTTTGGTGAGACTTTAGCTTTTTTAAAGTGACCCATTTTAGGTTTGTTCACTCTACTTTCTTTTTGGTCTTCGAAACCAAGTTGTAGTGCATTATAACCATCCGTCTCAGGCGTCTTAACCTGAGTAATTACGCATGGTCCAGCTTCGATTACGGTACAAGGAATGTTTTTTCCGTTGTCATCGTAAAAGCTTGTCATACCTACTTTTTTTCCAATTATTCCTGACATTTTATTTGTCTTTTAGTTTTATAATTAAACTATCACACTTTTATTTCAACATCAACTCCACTTGGAAGCTCTAACTTCATCAATGCATCGATGGTGTTAGAAGATGTAGAATAAATATCCATCAATCTCTTATGAGCGCACAATTGAAATTGCTCTCTAGACTTTTTGTTTACGTGAGGAGAACGAAGAACAGTATAAATTCGCTTGTGAGTAGGTAGTGGTATAGGACCACTAACAACAGCACCAGCTGATTTTACAGTTTTTACAATCTTCTCAGCAGACTTGTCTACTAGATTGTGATCATACGATTGAAGCTTGATTCTTATTTTTTGACTCATTACTTTAATGAATTTATGCTTGTTTTAATCCTTTTACTTCGGTAATTACTGCATCAGAAACGTTTTTAGGGCATTCTGCAAAGTGAGAAAATTCCATAGTAGAAGTTGCTCTACCAGAAGTAATTGTTCTCAATGTTGTAACATAACCGAACATTTCAGAAAGCGGCACATGTGCCTTTACCACTTCTGCACCATTTCTTGAATCCATTCCTTGCATGATACCTCTTCTTCTGTTAAGGTCAGCTACTACATCACCCATATTTTGCTCTGGAGTAACAACTTCAACTTTCATAATAGGTTCAAGAAGTACAGGAGATGCTTCTTTACAAGCATTTTTAAATGCTAACTTAGCACATATCTCAAATGATAATTGGTCTGAATCGACATCGTGGAAAGAACCATCAAAAAGTCTAACTTTTAATGAATCCACTTCAAAACCAGCCAAAATACCATTCTGCATTGCTTGTTTAAATCCTTTTTCAACAGATGGAATAAATTCTTTTGGAATAGATCCACCTTTAATTTGATCTACAAATTGCAATCCTTCTCCTTCGAAATCTTCATCAACAGGAGACATTTCGAATTGAATATCAGCGAACTTACCACGTCCACCAGATTGTTTTTTGTATGTTTCACGAGTAGAAACAGGTGATGTAATAGCTTCTTTGTATGCTACTTTTGGTGCACCTTGGTTACATTCTACTCCAAATTCTCTTTTTAAACGATCAACAATAATATCCAAGTGTAGCTCACCCATTCCTGAGATAATTGTTTGACCTGAATCTTCGTCTGTTTTTACTGTAAATGTTGGATCTTCTTCGGCTAGCTTACCTAAAGCTACGCCTAATTTATCCATATCTTTTTGAGTTTTAGGCTCAATAGCAATTCCAATTACTGGATCTGGAAAATCCATAGATTCCAACACTATTGGCGAACTCTCAGAACACAAAGTATCTCCAGTTCTAATGTCTTTAAAACCAGCAAGTGCAGCAATATCTCCAGCTTGTAAACTTTCAATTTGGTTTTGCTTGTTAGCGTGCATCTGGAATATTCTAGAAATACGCTCTTTCTTGTTGGTACGTGTATTCAAAACATAAGAACCTGAATCAAGAACACCTGAATAAGCTCTTGTAAAGCATAATCTACCTACATAAGGGTCAGTAGCAATCTTAAATGCTAAACTAGCAAAAGGCTCATCTATTGAAGGCTTTCTACTTTCTTCAGCATCAGTTCTTGGGTTAGTACCTTTAATAGCTTCAGTATCAATTGGAGATGGAAGAATTTCCATTACCATATCAAGCATAGCTTGAACACCTTTATTTTTAAATGCAGAACCACACATCATAGGGATTACTTTACCACCTATTGTTGCCTGTCTTAATGCATCAAGAATTTCTCTTTCAGTAAGAGAGTTTTCGTCCTCGAAGTATTTTTCAAGTAGGTTATCATCGAATTCAGCTACTGCTTCAAGAAGCTTTCCTCTGTAGTCTCTTGCTTCATCAATAATATCAGCTGGAATCTCAACCTCTTCGTAAGTCATTCCCATATCATCCTCATTCCAAACAATGCCTTTGAAATTGATAAGGTCAACAACTCCTCTAAATTTATCTTCACTTCCAATAGGAATTTGAAGCGGAAGTGCGTGACTTCCTAACATATCTTTTACTTGCTGACAT
It encodes the following:
- the rplC gene encoding 50S ribosomal protein L3, producing MSGIIGKKVGMTSFYDDNGKNIPCTVIEAGPCVITQVKTPETDGYNALQLGFEDQKESRVNKPKMGHFKKAKVSPKKKLVEFRDFEGEFNLGDSVTVEIFEEGEYVDVVGTSKGKGFQGVVKRYNFRGVGDATHGQHNRMRAPGSIGAASYPARVFKGMRMAGQMGNKRVKETNLQVMKVFPEKNIIVVKGAIPGAKNSFVIVEK
- the rpsJ gene encoding 30S ribosomal protein S10, which codes for MSQKIRIKLQSYDHNLVDKSAEKIVKTVKSAGAVVSGPIPLPTHKRIYTVLRSPHVNKKSREQFQLCAHKRLMDIYSTSSNTIDALMKLELPSGVDVEIKV
- the fusA gene encoding elongation factor G translates to MAKRDLTFTRNIGIAAHIDAGKTTTTERILYYGGVSHKIGEVHDGAATMDWMEQEQERGITITSAATTLNWNYRDKDYHVNIIDTPGHVDFTVEVNRSLRVLDGLVFLFSAVDGVEPQSETNWRLADNYNVPRIGFVNKMDRQGADFLNVCQQVKDMLGSHALPLQIPIGSEDKFRGVVDLINFKGIVWNEDDMGMTYEEVEIPADIIDEARDYRGKLLEAVAEFDDNLLEKYFEDENSLTEREILDALRQATIGGKVIPMMCGSAFKNKGVQAMLDMVMEILPSPIDTEAIKGTNPRTDAEESRKPSIDEPFASLAFKIATDPYVGRLCFTRAYSGVLDSGSYVLNTRTNKKERISRIFQMHANKQNQIESLQAGDIAALAGFKDIRTGDTLCSESSPIVLESMDFPDPVIGIAIEPKTQKDMDKLGVALGKLAEEDPTFTVKTDEDSGQTIISGMGELHLDIIVDRLKREFGVECNQGAPKVAYKEAITSPVSTRETYKKQSGGRGKFADIQFEMSPVDEDFEGEGLQFVDQIKGGSIPKEFIPSVEKGFKQAMQNGILAGFEVDSLKVRLFDGSFHDVDSDQLSFEICAKLAFKNACKEASPVLLEPIMKVEVVTPEQNMGDVVADLNRRRGIMQGMDSRNGAEVVKAHVPLSEMFGYVTTLRTITSGRATSTMEFSHFAECPKNVSDAVITEVKGLKQA